tatgagtatTAAGAATTTCTCTCTTATATTTGTCAATGATATTGACGTGTGAATTAAGCAGGGAATGACAACAGTAGGAGGTTGCAGATACAGAGGGGCAATTCCTGTAGGTCTTGGAGGGCGATTAGACATCGATGCCAATTATGGTATCAGGAAGGCTTTCCTACCGCAGGTACAAATATAATACCTAATATATGACCCGCTAATTAAGGTAGCTTAATTACTGGTAGAGGAactcacatgttcaattttttgCTTTGtacataaaaatgttttatgtcATTAGTGATGCGTCTCAAGTGAATTTGCATGTTAAATTAACTTAGATAAGCATTTTATgagtaattttaacttttaccCTTTACGGGAAATGAATTTTCTGTTaaaataagctttttttttccatttccttgttattaattgtaaaattttccATTTCGAATAGATAACTTTTTCTGTTTAGCtttactattttaatattttattgaacgTGAATTCTCTATAGAAGTTTGCTTGTactcatttgttttaattgtcTATAGCCTAATTACTCATACTAATCATCATGAAAATAGGGAACTAGGAAATACATTCCACTACAGCAACCAACTGCACAGCAAGTGTTGATTGAAAAAATATCTGCAGGTCCAATAACTCTGCTTGTGATTGGAGCGCATACAAACATTGCAATTTTCCTAATGAATAACCCACACCTAAAGAAAAATGTggaacatatttatataatgggTGGCGGTGTAAGGTCAAGCAACCCAACAGGTTGTTGCCCCAAAAATGCTTCATCTACCTGCGTGCCTATGCAGTGTGGTGACCGTGGCAATATGTTCACAGATTATAATACCAACCCTTATGCAGAGTTCAATATATTTGGAGACCCTTTTGCAGCATACCAGGTCAGACATTTCGATTTACATCAAACCAGTTCTTgctttaaaagtaaattattgaCACACCTTATTAGTTAGTAATCAGAGAATTGTGCTATTTTTTTTCCCAACTCTTTGAGGCCATTTTCATTTAGttttatataaatcatttttaaaaaatttcattaaatttaagaTATTGCAAATTCTAATTTGTACATTTATTGTTCTATCTATTGATATTACTTAATTAAGTAATAAATTATACTTTCTGTTTCAATTGAAATATAGAACAATAATAATGTTTACTTTGCCCTTGATATCAACTGCATTCAACTTGGCACTATTGTTGTTAAGTTTAAGATTAATGTACGCTATGATAAAAATGGTTTATGGGTGTATATACGTAGATCcgtttatttatttgtgtatATTCAaggaaaaagtttttttttaaaaatttgaaacacgttttaaaaatttataataattaaattatttataaaaaaaaactcattatttCAACATGTTTTTAAAAGCTTAGAAAAGTAGAttttgagaagaagaaaaagttttataaaatgtctatttgtttttgtttatttaaatacaCCTTGAATCAGACAAAAAATATGttcacaacaaaaaaatatatcctGATTTTCAGGTGATTCATTCTGGAATTCCTGTCACCCTTGTTCCTCTTGATGCAACAAACACAATCCCCATCAACGAAGAATTCTTTGATGCATTTGAAAAGAGTCAAGACACATATGAGGCACATTACATTTTCAAATCCTAGAAAATGGTCCGTGATACTTGGTTTGACAACGAATTCTATTCggtaattaatttcttaatgaaTTTATGCATGCATATTATTTTCTGTCATTAACAATTTAACATGCACTTTGTTTGATAAAGTAACTAATattcataataagttaataactcATTGGTGGCAGAGTTATTTTATGTGGGACTCTTTCACAGCTGGTGTAGCCGTCTCAATCATGAGTAAACCCAATAACCATAAAGGAGAAAATGAATTTGCTGAAATGGAGTATATGAACATAACTGTAATCACTTCAAACAAACCATATGGGGTATCTGATGGCTCCAACCCTTTCTTTGATGGCCGAAGAGTTCCTaaattcaatttagaaaaaGGTGGGGTGCATAGTGGCCATGTTCAACAAGGACTTAGAGATCCACTCTGCTTTGTGAATAATGGGAAAGGGAAATGTCAGGTAATTGCTACTTTCCCAACTTCAATTTGTTACGTACACATTCACACCTACATATAGTAAATGTTAACGTGTTATTTACTGCAACATGTTCTATAGGATGGTTACACAGCAGAGGTAAGTGGTCCAGACTCAGTGAGGGTACTTGTTGCCACAAAAGCAAAACCTAACAAGGATGTCGGGAGCTCACTTGACAGAGAATATTTCATAAGCTTCTTGAATGTATATGTTTACTTTTTCAGTATATTATTCAAACTTCTTCGAGATTAATCCCTcacactttatatatatatatatatatatgcatgtgaGGAAAAAAGAGCATTTACATGATAGTTCCAATAGAGAAATTTATAAATGTATATTAATAGATTCTTAAAATGATAAAGCTATATGAATCTgactttttatgtcttttgtcGGGTAAAAGGTTCTAAAGCATCCACAAAATGCTGGGAGGTTCAACTTCATCACACAGTTTCCTTACTACAAAGAAGTAACTTACAAGccagattttcaaaataaaacactGGGGAAACCTGTTGTGTTTGATATGGACATGAGTGCAGGCGATTTTCTGGCTCTATTTTACCTCCTAAAAGTGCCTGTTCAAGTAATTGACCTTAAGGTATTCTGATTTTTCATTGTTTCTTTGATTTACTTGTTCTAGACCAAGTCCAATATTGACACTAAGATAGGAAGGTGCCCAAATGAAAAACCTTTTATGATTTTAGCTCAATTAGGAAACTTTGTACTTTTAATTTGGGCACTTTAGTTACTGCCTTACACTGGACAATTcaagttttattatatatgttgaaATATATACACGATTGCACACACACTGAGCACCTTAAATTTGGGTTCCTTGCACCTTTCGCTTTAGGCACTCATTGTGAGCCCTACTGGATGGACTAATTCGGCAACAATAGATGTCATCTATGACTTACTGCACATGATGGGTCGTGACGATATCCCAGTTGGTCTAGGAGATGTTTTTGCAATGAATCAGTCAGATCCAATATTCCCACCTGTTGGAGAATGCAAGTATGTAAAAGCCATTCCCCATGGAAGTGGGGGGTTACTAGACTCTGACACTCTTTATGGTCTTGCTCGTGACCTACCACGCAGCCCAAGAAGGTGATTTTCAGTTACTTTTATGGCTTTGTATTGCTTATCAGCATTACAGTGCAtcagaaaaaattgaaatcgtGCAGGCTATGCAGAAATTAATTAGACTAGGCTTATCTcataatgaaattaaaactaCTAGGTAAATCTAAAATGCACCACGCCATGTTGGTACACAAAATCtgagaaaagaataaaagactTAGCATCTATAAGAATCAAAGACTTAGCGTCTTGAAGCATATTGTAAAGAAGAAATGTGAAAGAGTTATTTCTCTTGAATAGTAgtataacaataatatttcaATTTGCGAAAACTAACTCTTTTAACTTTATTACTAATAATTGCTACTTATACTTTGTTAAGTGTTCCATGCATTCTGGAACATAGACACCTTGTAATAAGGCTATGTATTGGCTTGCTCGCACTTAAAAATTTCCAGTGTTTTTTACCAGCAACTGACAAACACATTGTGAACCATTTCAGGTATACAGCAGAGAACTCTGAAGTTTGGGGGGCTCCTCGGGATACGGATCACCCTGAACTCAGACAACCACTAGCCATGGAAGTTTGGGACTCTGTATTGCAAAGAACTAAACCAAGGTCTAAGATTACAGTATTGACTAATGGACCCTTGACTAACCTGGCAAAGGTTGTATCGGTGAAAAACATAAGCTCAAGAATTCAGGTGAGTTATAGTATATCAGCAAGAACCATAAGCTGCTATGTATGTGGCTTGAGAGTAACCCCAGAAAAAATTCTAGTCATTTTAGTACAATTAGCCAAATGACACA
This region of Glycine max cultivar Williams 82 chromosome 7, Glycine_max_v4.0, whole genome shotgun sequence genomic DNA includes:
- the LOC106794238 gene encoding uncharacterized protein, whose product is MLLLGIRCWVLVSSIAVVVLIIIGGCAEGSRPHRILVDTDVDTDDFFALLYLLKFNASQFQLEGISISANAWTSAGHAVNHIYDLLYMMGRDDVAVGVGGEGGILQNGTILPNVGGYLPIVEQGMTTVGGCRYRGAIPVGLGGRLDIDANYGIRKAFLPQGTRKYIPLQQPTAQQVLIEKISAGPITLLVIGAHTNIAIFLMNNPHLKKNVEHIYIMGGGVRSSNPTGCCPKNASSTCVPMQCGDRGNMFTDYNTNPYAEFNIFGDPFAAYQVIHSGIPVTLVPLDATNTIPINEEFFDAFEKSQDTYEAHYIFKS
- the LOC100817390 gene encoding uncharacterized protein, translated to MVRDTWFDNEFYSSYFMWDSFTAGVAVSIMSKPNNHKGENEFAEMEYMNITVITSNKPYGVSDGSNPFFDGRRVPKFNLEKGGVHSGHVQQGLRDPLCFVNNGKGKCQDGYTAEVSGPDSVRVLVATKAKPNKDVGSSLDREYFISFLNVLKHPQNAGRFNFITQFPYYKEVTYKPDFQNKTLGKPVVFDMDMSAGDFLALFYLLKVPVQVIDLKALIVSPTGWTNSATIDVIYDLLHMMGRDDIPVGLGDVFAMNQSDPIFPPVGECKYVKAIPHGSGGLLDSDTLYGLARDLPRSPRRYTAENSEVWGAPRDTDHPELRQPLAMEVWDSVLQRTKPRSKITVLTNGPLTNLAKVVSVKNISSRIQEVYVVGGHLSSNVNDKGNIFSVPSNQYAEFNMFLDPLAAKTVFESEVNITLIPLNTQRQVSSFSTIIGELRRTPRTPEAVFSERLLSRLYRLKQTHNRYQHMDTFLGEIVGAAVLTDSNSGLNPNFEVKAVNVLADGNESSDGKIVVDEKGGKLVRILSSVDAKVYYSLYANKLGDEDQSAKIGSFEKQRRKWNHPHSKK